In Ostrea edulis chromosome 10, xbOstEdul1.1, whole genome shotgun sequence, one genomic interval encodes:
- the LOC125666877 gene encoding ras-related protein rapA-like, with amino-acid sequence MEPKTSNVFRIVFLGGPEVGKTSLIQRCIQGEFREKHTPTVEDMYFYKLNLPDGHCGRFEVIDTSGLLEFSAMIDLRIRQAQAMVVVYAIDNERSFLLAKSLCERIRHIKGSEFQHILLVGNKLDRPDRAVSTVSACRFVGWKPKCLLVESSAKHDLNVKAIFHILLDSLSPCVEDIEI; translated from the exons ATGGAACCTAAGACGTCAAATGTGTTCCGAATCGTGTTTCTTGGAGGGCCTGAGGTGGGGAAGACTTCCCTCATCCAGCGCTGTATCCAAGGTGAATTCAGGGAGAAGCACACACCTACAGTAGAAGATATGTATTTCTATAAACTCAATCTTCCAG ATGGACATTGTGGGCGTTTTGAAGTCATTGACACATCCGGGCTACTCGAATTCTCCGCCATGATTGACTTGAGAATTAGGCAGGCTCAAGCTATGGTTGTTGTTTATGCCATAGATAACGAAAGGTCATTTCTTCTGGCAAAAAGTTTATGCGAAAGGATTCGCCATATAAAAG GGAGCGAGTTTCAGCATATTTTACTGGTTGGTAATAAACTGGACAGACCTGATCGTGCAGTGTCCACGGTATCCGCCTGTCGGTTTGTGGGCTGGAAGCCTAAGTGTCTGCTGGTGGAATCAAGTGCCAAACATGACTTAAATGTCAAAGctatatttcatatattgttAGATAGCTTATCCCCGTGTGTAGAGGATATCGAAATTTGA